TAATTTGATATTAAAATATTTTTCAAGTTTTAATCAGTAAAGTTATGATACCTACTTCAACAAGCGACTCTTTAAGCATTGTATCAGCGTACGAAAAAGTAAAACTACTCAATGCAGAACTTAGGGAAGAAAATACCAAACTAAAGGATCAAAATAATTTTTTACAAAATCAGCATTACCAGTTGGCGCATGATTTAAAAGGTCCTTTACGCAATCAGCAAGTATTGCTCTCTATGTGCAATCTTGACAATACAGATGAGGTAGTTCAGCACCTCAAAAGATCCATTAGTCAAATGGAAGTACTGGTGAGGCATAATCTTGCCGTTAACAAAAGCAGTGGAGGCAATAGCCTGACTACTGCTATTGAGCTAGAAAAGGTCATGGCAGATATCTTGACGTTGTTAAAGGGCATTATCTCCTATTATAAGGTGAGTATACAAGCTGATTTTGCAAAAGCTCCTTCCATATTTTATCAACCCCTCGAACTTCAGAGCATACTATATAACCTGATCCATAATGCCATCAAATACCGCCACCCAAATCGCCCCCCGCAAATCAATGTGTCCAGCAGTTTTGAAGGTAAATATGTATGCCTAAAGGTAAAAGATAATGGACAAGGAATGCATTTGAAAAGTGATAGCCCCTCTATGCTTGATAAATGTACCCAGCTGGATACAAGTCAGGAAGGCCACGGGTTGGGACTGTACCTTGTCAAAGAGTTTCTGGAGCTAAGAGGAGGGAAAATAGAAGTAGAAACAGCCCCAGAGGTTGGTAGTACATTTTGTGTATTTTTGCAGCCCCAAACTTAATTTTTAGCTCATTTATATTCACAAACTTATGGAGTCTTTATCTTTCAATATTAGCGACCTATCGACCCAACGTCGTTTGGAACACTTGTTTGACAAGCTTCAGACAATCGCCAAAATTGGTGTGTGGGAGGTAAACCTCAATACCTGGGAGGTTTTTTGGTCAGAAGAAACGTACCGTATTCATCAGGTACCTCTGAATACTCCTATCTTGCTTGACGATAGCATCAATTTTTACCATCCTAAATCACGCCCAATTATTGAAAAATCAGTAGAGCTGGCTATTCATGAAAAAGAGCCTTACGACCTTGAGCTTCAATTAATTACTGCCAAAGGTGTAGTAAAATGGGTAAGGGCGATTGGAATACCTGTCATAGAAAATGGAAGGGTGACGGCTTTGCAAGGGCTTTTTCAAGACATTGACAAACAACGAACCACTGAAGAAGAACTCAGGTATACACAAGGAAAACTTAAGCTTGCCCTGGATGCTGGCGAAGTGGGAATTTGGGACTGGAGCCTTGGTGATAACGAGTTGCAATGGAATCAG
This portion of the Microscilla marina ATCC 23134 genome encodes:
- a CDS encoding sensor histidine kinase codes for the protein MIPTSTSDSLSIVSAYEKVKLLNAELREENTKLKDQNNFLQNQHYQLAHDLKGPLRNQQVLLSMCNLDNTDEVVQHLKRSISQMEVLVRHNLAVNKSSGGNSLTTAIELEKVMADILTLLKGIISYYKVSIQADFAKAPSIFYQPLELQSILYNLIHNAIKYRHPNRPPQINVSSSFEGKYVCLKVKDNGQGMHLKSDSPSMLDKCTQLDTSQEGHGLGLYLVKEFLELRGGKIEVETAPEVGSTFCVFLQPQT